In Priestia megaterium NBRC 15308 = ATCC 14581, the following proteins share a genomic window:
- a CDS encoding LytR family transcriptional regulator, protein MEEQVQPSNARRRKRKKPKKKRAFKIILGIILVLILGVAGYAYSIWHSVEKTFTQTHEPLKRDVSEKRSNKVSLENGDPISILLLGVDQRAGDRGRSDSTILMTVNPKTQSMKMVSIPRDTRTEIVGKGTQDKINHAYAFGGVDMAVNTVEKFLDVPVDYYVQVNMESFKDIVDAVGGVTVNNNLAFNYDGYSFQKGPLKLDGKEALAFTRMRKQDPRGDFGRQQRQRQVIEGVIDEGASVQSLTNYGTILDAIGQNVKTNLTFDDMKQIQSNYKDARKNSEQLQINGKGEKINGIYYYAVSDDTRNQLSTELKESLNLK, encoded by the coding sequence ATGGAAGAACAAGTACAACCTTCAAATGCGCGCAGACGCAAGCGAAAGAAACCGAAAAAGAAACGCGCGTTCAAAATTATTCTTGGTATTATTTTAGTATTAATTCTAGGTGTAGCAGGCTATGCATATAGCATATGGCATTCCGTTGAAAAGACATTCACACAAACTCATGAACCGTTAAAACGTGATGTATCTGAAAAACGTTCAAATAAAGTGAGTTTGGAAAATGGCGATCCTATTTCTATTTTACTGTTAGGAGTAGATCAGCGTGCCGGTGACCGAGGACGTTCAGATTCTACTATTTTAATGACGGTAAACCCAAAGACACAGTCTATGAAGATGGTAAGTATTCCACGTGATACGCGAACTGAAATTGTAGGAAAAGGAACACAAGATAAAATCAACCATGCTTATGCTTTTGGTGGCGTAGATATGGCTGTAAATACGGTAGAAAAATTCTTAGATGTTCCTGTAGACTATTATGTTCAAGTGAATATGGAAAGCTTTAAAGACATTGTAGACGCTGTTGGGGGCGTAACTGTAAATAATAACCTTGCGTTTAATTACGACGGCTACAGCTTCCAAAAAGGACCTTTGAAATTAGATGGTAAAGAAGCATTGGCTTTCACCCGTATGCGTAAACAAGACCCTCGCGGTGACTTTGGACGTCAACAGCGCCAGCGTCAAGTAATTGAAGGCGTTATTGACGAAGGAGCTAGCGTTCAATCTTTAACAAACTACGGTACGATCTTAGATGCGATTGGTCAAAATGTAAAAACAAACCTTACATTTGATGATATGAAACAGATTCAATCAAACTATAAAGACGCACGTAAAAATTCAGAACAGCTGCAAATAAATGGAAAAGGCGAAAAGATTAACGGTATCTACTATTATGCCGTATCTGATGACACCCGTAACCAACTATCTACTGAATTAAAAGAAAGTTTAAATCTAAAATAA
- a CDS encoding epsX protein: protein MKILINVFAILIFVSSLVAGKMYWNHQLDKQFETKPTKVSAAETEKDMQTETKNLPESIVKKLENAKKIGNPVKLVIVGSAPEKDVQTWGTLLKDKVEDTYGTDLINVELYEYKQMNTLQFVKTKTYEEITKAKPDILLFEPFLLNDNGVVGINNTIDNLQIIMKHIESENKDLVTIFQPSAPVYQAQNYPNDVNALETFAKENGYEFVNHWSAWPNYNEEDILKYLSDENGQPNEEGEKIWFKFLSEYFTNS, encoded by the coding sequence ATGAAAATTTTAATTAACGTATTTGCTATTCTCATCTTTGTTTCATCTTTAGTAGCAGGAAAGATGTATTGGAATCATCAATTAGATAAACAATTTGAAACAAAGCCTACAAAAGTAAGCGCAGCAGAAACAGAAAAAGATATGCAAACCGAGACTAAGAATCTGCCAGAATCAATTGTAAAGAAATTAGAGAATGCAAAGAAAATAGGAAATCCTGTAAAACTTGTAATTGTCGGATCCGCTCCTGAGAAAGACGTACAGACGTGGGGAACTTTACTGAAAGATAAAGTAGAAGATACATATGGAACGGATTTAATAAATGTAGAGTTGTATGAATACAAACAGATGAATACATTACAATTTGTGAAAACAAAAACGTATGAAGAAATTACAAAAGCAAAGCCTGATATCTTGCTTTTTGAACCATTTTTATTAAATGATAACGGCGTAGTAGGTATTAACAATACAATTGATAACTTGCAAATTATTATGAAGCATATTGAAAGTGAAAATAAAGACCTAGTTACTATTTTTCAACCATCAGCTCCGGTCTATCAAGCTCAAAATTACCCTAACGATGTAAATGCTTTAGAAACCTTTGCTAAAGAAAATGGATACGAGTTTGTAAATCATTGGAGTGCATGGCCAAATTATAATGAGGAAGACATTTTAAAGTATTTATCTGATGAAAATGGTCAACCGAATGAAGAGGGAGAAAAGATATGGTTTAAATTTCTCTCTGAGTATTTTACTAATTCATAA
- a CDS encoding CpsB/CapC family capsule biosynthesis tyrosine phosphatase, with the protein MIDIYTNILPNVNSGPKSVEEFLEMANVLVKQGVTEVVAAPLYDGKDSSCREGVDLANEWLRKSSISLSVLPGQKVIASTNMIISNEEYYTMTINENEKYMFLHIPQDVEIEVLENIAYELQLKGIVPVLNEPECHSLFVENPAHLYKLVKNGAVVQLSAQSVLGGNGSKAKKAAYQFIDHGLAHVIASGVNRENYQQYGLQKAYSAVSKKYGNSKLYHFMENAEAIASGKAVYKQEPERIKKTKFLGIF; encoded by the coding sequence ATGATAGATATATATACCAATATCTTGCCAAATGTGAACAGTGGTCCCAAAAGTGTAGAAGAATTTTTAGAAATGGCAAATGTATTAGTGAAACAAGGAGTAACAGAAGTCGTAGCAGCACCTCTTTATGACGGAAAAGATTCCAGCTGTAGAGAAGGTGTTGATCTTGCAAATGAATGGTTAAGAAAATCTTCTATTTCGTTAAGCGTTTTACCAGGTCAAAAAGTAATTGCCTCTACCAATATGATTATATCAAATGAAGAGTATTACACGATGACAATAAATGAAAATGAAAAATATATGTTTTTACACATTCCACAAGACGTGGAAATTGAAGTGTTAGAAAATATTGCATACGAGCTTCAGCTAAAAGGTATTGTACCGGTTTTAAATGAGCCTGAGTGCCATTCATTATTTGTAGAGAATCCCGCGCACTTGTACAAGCTCGTAAAAAATGGAGCAGTCGTTCAGCTGTCTGCACAAAGTGTGCTGGGAGGCAACGGCAGTAAAGCTAAAAAAGCAGCTTATCAGTTCATTGATCACGGATTAGCACACGTTATTGCATCAGGTGTAAATCGTGAAAACTACCAGCAGTACGGCTTGCAAAAAGCTTATTCTGCCGTTTCTAAAAAATACGGCAACAGCAAGCTTTATCATTTTATGGAAAATGCTGAGGCCATTGCGAGCGGGAAAGCTGTTTATAAACAAGAGCCTGAACGCATCAAAAAAACAAAATTTCTAGGAATCTTTTAA
- a CDS encoding tyrosine-protein phosphatase, with protein MIDIHTYILPNIDSGPEEVDGFLKMARSLADQGVQSVVATPLYDSDQEFMKHHLFLYVNAANEWLTNSYIPLQVLPGQLVPLSPQLLRNYERNQLLTLNHTDKYLFLSLPEYDISPYFEKTLYDLLTKGVVPILRSPECHPIFRDHPERLYELVKKGVLVQLSAASILGLNGKKERKAACTFIKYRLAHVIASGVHARNYHDYSLSKAYDYISDMYGASELYFFIENAEAIIDGRPVHQLDPEPMKKFSLFKLFS; from the coding sequence GTGATTGATATTCATACGTACATATTGCCTAATATCGATAGCGGACCTGAGGAAGTAGACGGCTTTTTGAAGATGGCACGCTCCTTAGCGGATCAAGGCGTTCAGTCCGTTGTGGCTACGCCGCTTTATGACAGCGATCAAGAGTTTATGAAACACCATTTATTTCTCTATGTGAACGCAGCTAATGAATGGCTTACAAATTCATATATTCCTCTTCAAGTATTACCAGGTCAGCTTGTCCCTTTATCGCCTCAGCTTCTGCGAAACTATGAGCGAAATCAGCTTCTTACGCTTAATCACACGGATAAATATTTGTTTCTTTCACTGCCTGAATATGATATCTCACCTTATTTTGAAAAAACGCTGTATGATCTTCTCACAAAAGGCGTTGTGCCTATTCTACGTTCACCAGAATGTCATCCGATTTTCCGAGATCACCCTGAGCGTTTGTATGAGCTTGTTAAAAAAGGCGTACTTGTTCAGCTAAGCGCCGCTAGTATTCTCGGTTTAAACGGAAAAAAAGAAAGAAAAGCGGCGTGTACATTTATTAAATACCGCTTAGCCCACGTGATTGCCTCTGGCGTTCATGCTCGCAATTACCACGACTATTCACTTTCAAAAGCGTATGATTATATTTCCGATATGTACGGTGCTTCAGAACTTTATTTTTTTATTGAAAATGCGGAAGCGATTATCGACGGTCGTCCGGTGCATCAATTAGACCCTGAGCCGATGAAAAAATTTAGTTTATTTAAATTATTTAGCTGA
- a CDS encoding pyruvate oxidase, with protein MIKTTAGKAAMSVLKEWNIDHIFGMPGDSINHFMDNLRSEKDEIEFIQVRHEEVGALAASSYAKITGKIGVCLSIGGPGAIHLLNGLYDAKADGAPVLVLAGQVPRAKLGNESFQEVNLERVFDDVSVFNHRVDSPESFPHLLQQAIRTAYAKKGVAVLVIPDDIPSSTIKIDEKTPIANVSKSISHSDPEDVAKALLAIKYAKKPVILAGTGAKHAKLELAQFAEKIAAPVIFTLPAKGILPDRHPYNLGQLGQLGTKPAYEAMEETDLLIMVGTSYPYREFLPDGAEAIQLDSDATQIGRRYPVSIGLVGDSKTTLSQLTHNLDYQENRRFLEECQVNMENWWKHVEKEENEVSTPIKPQQVIPKLQKIVEDDAIVSVDVGNVTVWMARHFRMTNQKFVVSSWLATMGCGLPAAIAGKLAHPEKQSVAVCGDGGFTMVMQDFVTAVKYKLPIVVVVLNNSEIGMIKYEQALQGHLDYQTQLGEMNFAKFAESCGGIGYRVEKYEELETAFEKAALANVPVVIDVVIADEPPLPGKISFGQAANYSKHIMKKFFKEHELEMPPLRKGLSRML; from the coding sequence ATGATAAAAACTACAGCTGGCAAAGCAGCTATGTCGGTATTAAAAGAATGGAATATTGATCACATTTTCGGTATGCCAGGAGATTCCATCAATCATTTTATGGACAATCTGCGCAGTGAAAAAGATGAAATTGAATTTATTCAAGTCCGTCACGAGGAAGTAGGCGCACTGGCGGCATCTTCTTACGCTAAAATTACAGGCAAAATCGGTGTGTGTCTGTCAATTGGAGGGCCGGGTGCGATTCATTTATTAAACGGCTTATACGATGCAAAAGCAGACGGTGCACCGGTGCTAGTGCTAGCGGGACAGGTGCCTCGTGCGAAGCTTGGTAATGAATCGTTTCAAGAAGTGAATTTAGAACGTGTTTTTGACGATGTGTCGGTGTTTAATCACCGAGTAGATTCACCTGAATCATTTCCGCATCTGCTGCAGCAAGCGATTCGAACGGCTTATGCGAAAAAAGGCGTCGCGGTATTAGTTATTCCAGATGATATTCCGTCTTCAACGATTAAAATTGATGAAAAAACGCCAATTGCGAATGTATCAAAATCCATTTCTCATAGTGACCCGGAAGATGTAGCTAAAGCGCTTCTAGCGATTAAATATGCAAAAAAACCGGTTATTTTAGCAGGAACAGGTGCAAAGCATGCGAAGCTCGAACTAGCGCAGTTTGCGGAGAAAATCGCAGCGCCGGTTATTTTTACGCTGCCCGCTAAAGGAATACTGCCTGACCGTCACCCTTATAATCTAGGCCAGCTCGGGCAGCTTGGGACGAAGCCTGCGTATGAAGCAATGGAAGAAACCGATTTGCTGATTATGGTTGGAACTTCGTATCCATACCGTGAGTTTTTACCAGATGGAGCCGAAGCAATACAGCTTGATTCCGATGCCACACAAATCGGCAGACGCTATCCTGTATCGATCGGGTTAGTCGGTGACTCTAAAACGACGCTGTCGCAGCTTACGCATAATTTAGATTATCAAGAAAACCGCCGTTTCTTAGAAGAGTGTCAAGTTAATATGGAAAACTGGTGGAAGCACGTAGAAAAAGAAGAAAACGAAGTGAGTACGCCAATCAAGCCGCAGCAAGTCATTCCTAAGCTGCAAAAAATCGTTGAGGATGATGCGATTGTATCTGTTGATGTCGGGAACGTTACGGTATGGATGGCAAGACATTTCCGCATGACGAATCAAAAATTTGTGGTTTCAAGCTGGCTGGCAACGATGGGCTGCGGACTTCCGGCAGCCATTGCAGGAAAGCTTGCTCATCCTGAAAAACAATCGGTAGCCGTATGCGGTGACGGAGGCTTTACGATGGTCATGCAAGATTTTGTGACGGCTGTGAAGTACAAGCTGCCGATTGTTGTCGTCGTCCTTAATAACAGTGAAATCGGCATGATTAAATATGAACAAGCGCTTCAAGGTCACTTGGATTACCAAACGCAGCTTGGTGAAATGAACTTTGCGAAGTTTGCTGAATCATGCGGAGGAATTGGCTACCGCGTTGAAAAATACGAGGAGCTCGAAACAGCGTTTGAAAAAGCAGCGCTTGCGAATGTCCCAGTGGTAATTGATGTTGTTATTGCGGATGAACCGCCGCTTCCAGGCAAAATTTCATTCGGACAAGCAGCCAATTATTCAAAACATATCATGAAAAAATTCTTTAAAGAACATGAGCTCGAAATGCCGCCGCTTCGTAAAGGACTAAGCAGAATGCTTTAA
- a CDS encoding FMN-binding glutamate synthase family protein, which produces MGVFEIILLIFGAVMMLVIVVPVIIAIILWIKDEKQEEHSVLRNYPLLGKMRYISEKMGPELRQYLFLNNNEGKPFSRNQYEQTVKSGKYLNRMMGFGSERDFNEPGYYIRNAVFPKQRDEMKADNTQKIKTKVYKMDADNLFSRREHREEKEADPFYLRDEDAIVIGPSCKNPFVVKGLIGQSAMSFGALGDHAITALSLGLGRAGGTWMNTGEGGLSPYHLKGNVDIIFQIGPGLYGVRTKEGEFSWEEFKKKSEMKQIKAFEIKLAQGAKTRGGHVDGSKVTEEIAEIRNLKPGESVDSPNRFKEFASYPEMFQFIEKLRDVGGKPVGIKMVVGNTNDLEEMAAYMKETGSGPDFITIDGAEGGTGASFQELADGAGVPLFSGLPFVDELLKKYGVRDEVKLFASGKLLTADKIATALSLGADCVNIARGFMFSVGCIQAEVCHNNKCPVGVATTDPKRQKALIIEEKSYRVCNYVLSLREGLFNLAAAAGIDSPTKFSKKHVVFNNSSGQLADISTKEKMYV; this is translated from the coding sequence ATGGGAGTGTTTGAAATCATTTTACTTATTTTTGGCGCGGTCATGATGCTTGTGATTGTAGTGCCGGTTATTATCGCTATTATTCTTTGGATAAAAGATGAAAAACAAGAAGAGCATTCGGTTTTGAGAAACTATCCGCTGCTCGGTAAAATGCGCTATATTTCTGAGAAAATGGGGCCTGAACTGCGTCAGTATTTATTTTTAAATAATAACGAAGGCAAGCCGTTTTCTAGAAATCAATATGAACAAACCGTTAAGTCAGGTAAATACCTCAACCGAATGATGGGGTTTGGCTCAGAGCGTGATTTTAATGAACCGGGCTATTATATTCGAAACGCGGTGTTTCCAAAGCAGCGCGATGAAATGAAAGCGGATAATACGCAAAAAATTAAAACAAAAGTATATAAAATGGACGCCGATAACTTATTTAGCCGAAGAGAGCACCGAGAAGAAAAAGAAGCGGATCCATTTTATTTGCGGGATGAAGATGCGATCGTTATAGGGCCTTCATGCAAAAATCCGTTTGTTGTAAAAGGATTAATCGGTCAATCAGCCATGAGCTTTGGAGCGCTTGGTGACCACGCGATTACCGCTTTATCACTAGGATTAGGACGAGCAGGCGGCACGTGGATGAACACGGGAGAAGGCGGACTGTCACCTTATCATTTAAAAGGAAACGTCGATATTATTTTTCAAATTGGTCCAGGACTCTATGGCGTTCGGACAAAAGAAGGCGAATTTTCATGGGAAGAATTTAAAAAGAAAAGCGAAATGAAGCAAATCAAAGCGTTTGAAATCAAGCTCGCCCAAGGAGCTAAAACGCGAGGCGGTCATGTAGACGGTTCAAAAGTAACGGAAGAAATCGCAGAAATCCGCAACTTGAAGCCGGGAGAGTCTGTAGACAGTCCAAACCGCTTTAAAGAGTTTGCATCGTATCCTGAAATGTTCCAGTTTATTGAAAAACTTCGAGATGTGGGCGGCAAGCCAGTAGGTATTAAAATGGTTGTTGGAAACACAAATGATCTTGAAGAAATGGCAGCGTATATGAAAGAGACGGGAAGCGGTCCTGATTTTATTACAATCGACGGAGCAGAAGGCGGAACCGGCGCATCGTTTCAAGAATTAGCGGACGGAGCGGGCGTACCGCTGTTTTCAGGACTTCCTTTTGTGGATGAACTGCTTAAAAAGTATGGCGTTCGTGATGAAGTGAAGCTTTTTGCATCGGGCAAGCTGTTAACGGCTGATAAAATTGCGACGGCTTTATCATTAGGTGCCGACTGCGTTAATATTGCCAGAGGCTTTATGTTTTCTGTTGGCTGTATTCAAGCGGAGGTTTGTCACAACAATAAGTGCCCAGTCGGTGTAGCCACAACAGATCCTAAGCGGCAAAAAGCGCTTATTATTGAAGAAAAGTCATACCGCGTGTGCAACTACGTGCTGTCATTACGTGAAGGATTGTTTAATTTGGCCGCAGCAGCCGGTATTGATTCGCCAACGAAGTTTTCAAAAAAACACGTGGTGTTCAACAACAGCAGCGGACAGTTAGCTGATATTTCTACAAAAGAAAAGATGTATGTATAA
- a CDS encoding GntR family transcriptional regulator: protein MLRNQGSRSSHHPSYEMIRDKILNGELEGGTKIVEEKLASELGFSRTPIRDSIRRLEYEGLIVRKKVVSPTEKDLRNLFEVRMLLEGSASKAAATFLSDNELEELKECVDIGRNGSFEEIMSANERFHAIIVNASNNEVMINIIDRMQSIIYLFRHTVVFYNRPFLIDEHEDIYNAIKERNAEKAEALMQEHLQKDLEFCLHLLQRRQ from the coding sequence ATGTTAAGAAATCAAGGTTCTCGTTCGTCTCATCACCCTTCTTATGAAATGATTCGAGATAAAATTTTAAATGGTGAGCTTGAAGGCGGTACAAAAATTGTCGAAGAAAAATTAGCGAGCGAGCTTGGATTCAGCCGAACGCCGATTCGTGACTCCATCAGACGCTTAGAATATGAAGGACTGATTGTTCGAAAAAAAGTGGTGTCACCGACAGAAAAAGACTTACGCAACTTGTTTGAAGTACGAATGTTATTAGAAGGCTCAGCTTCTAAAGCTGCCGCAACTTTTTTGTCTGACAACGAATTAGAAGAATTAAAGGAATGCGTAGATATCGGAAGAAACGGCTCGTTTGAAGAAATTATGAGCGCAAATGAACGTTTCCACGCCATTATTGTGAACGCAAGCAACAATGAGGTAATGATTAATATCATCGACCGCATGCAGTCGATCATTTACTTATTCCGTCATACGGTCGTATTTTACAACCGCCCGTTTTTAATCGACGAACACGAAGACATTTATAACGCTATTAAAGAACGCAATGCCGAAAAAGCCGAAGCTTTAATGCAAGAGCATCTTCAAAAAGACTTAGAGTTTTGCCTGCATTTGCTTCAAAGAAGACAATAA
- the garR gene encoding 2-hydroxy-3-oxopropionate reductase, with the protein MTKRVGFIGLGIMGKPMTLNLLKAGFEVTVYDINKAAVEEVKTAGGFGAESLAEVAVNSDVMITMLPASHHVKSVVLGEEGLIHSAKKGSVIIDMSSISPVASKEIAAELAQKGIHMLDAPVSGGEPKAIDGTLAIMVGGNEHIFESVSPILHAMGAEVTLVGDNGSGVTAKLANQVIVNLNIAAMSEALVLAAKAGIDVEKMYQAIRGGLAGSAVLDAKVPLILDRNFVAGGRIDINLKDMTNVMETAHDIGVPLPLSSQLVEIFHALKVDGKASDDHGGIVQYYEKLANVEVKKKVEA; encoded by the coding sequence ATGACAAAACGCGTTGGATTTATTGGACTTGGAATTATGGGAAAACCGATGACGCTCAATTTATTAAAAGCAGGTTTTGAGGTAACGGTTTACGATATTAATAAAGCAGCAGTAGAAGAAGTGAAGACAGCAGGAGGATTTGGAGCAGAAAGCCTTGCTGAAGTTGCGGTGAACAGCGACGTGATGATCACGATGCTTCCGGCTTCACATCATGTAAAAAGCGTAGTGCTTGGAGAAGAAGGGTTAATTCATAGCGCAAAAAAAGGAAGCGTTATCATTGATATGAGCTCCATTTCACCGGTAGCATCAAAAGAAATTGCCGCTGAGCTCGCACAAAAAGGAATTCACATGCTAGACGCTCCGGTTAGCGGCGGAGAGCCAAAAGCAATTGATGGTACGCTTGCGATTATGGTTGGAGGAAATGAACATATCTTTGAAAGCGTTTCACCTATTCTTCATGCGATGGGAGCAGAAGTAACGCTTGTTGGTGACAACGGAAGCGGCGTAACGGCTAAGCTTGCAAACCAAGTCATTGTAAACTTAAATATCGCAGCGATGTCTGAAGCACTTGTACTAGCAGCCAAAGCAGGCATTGACGTTGAAAAAATGTATCAAGCGATTCGCGGCGGATTAGCAGGAAGCGCTGTATTAGATGCAAAAGTACCGCTGATTTTAGACCGCAACTTTGTAGCAGGCGGACGCATTGATATTAACTTAAAAGATATGACAAACGTGATGGAAACGGCTCATGACATTGGCGTACCGCTTCCGCTTTCAAGTCAGCTTGTGGAAATTTTCCATGCGTTAAAAGTAGACGGAAAAGCAAGCGATGATCACGGCGGAATTGTGCAGTACTATGAAAAATTAGCAAACGTTGAAGTGAAAAAGAAGGTGGAAGCATGA
- a CDS encoding four-carbon acid sugar kinase family protein yields the protein MIKQQEKRLVSDVFKDIPGVDEALVQKMLDEELLTFNQKIIVLDDDPTGVQTVNGISVYTDWSKDSIKQGFLEENSMFFILTNSRGFTASETEKAHADIAAVITEVAAEVNKEFLIISRGDSTLRGHYPLETEVLKKTVEQHSNQVLDGEVIFPFFKEGGRFTIDNIHYVQDEDYLVPAGETEFAKDRTFGYSKSHLGEWVEEKSEGKFKASHTTYISLGSIRALDLVTITNQLMEVKDFNKVIVNAVDYVDVKVVTIALLRAMKLGKHFMYRSAAALTKVMGGVSDKDLLTKEELIKEKSSNGGLIMVGSHVKKTTEQLEELKKCSFIEFIEFDCHLVLEPEKFEAEVNRIINEAEKLISQGQTVAVYTRRERLDLGEGKKEEELKLSVKISDAVTSIVRRLNVRPNFIVAKGGITSSDIGVNGLSVKRATVAGQIKPGIPVWVTGDESKFPGIAYIIFPGNVGAKTTLRETVELLSK from the coding sequence ATGATTAAACAGCAGGAAAAACGTCTTGTAAGCGATGTGTTTAAAGACATTCCAGGGGTCGATGAGGCACTTGTACAAAAAATGCTTGATGAAGAGCTGCTGACGTTTAATCAAAAAATCATCGTACTGGATGATGATCCGACGGGTGTTCAAACGGTTAACGGTATTTCCGTGTACACAGACTGGAGCAAAGACAGCATTAAGCAAGGATTTTTAGAAGAAAACTCCATGTTTTTTATTCTAACAAATTCACGCGGATTTACCGCTTCTGAAACGGAAAAAGCCCATGCGGACATTGCTGCTGTTATTACAGAGGTGGCGGCTGAAGTAAATAAAGAGTTTTTAATTATCAGCAGAGGTGATTCGACTCTTCGCGGTCACTATCCGTTAGAAACAGAAGTGTTAAAGAAAACGGTTGAACAGCACTCCAATCAAGTGCTTGACGGCGAAGTGATCTTTCCTTTCTTTAAAGAAGGCGGACGATTCACCATTGATAACATTCACTACGTGCAAGATGAAGACTACTTAGTGCCGGCAGGAGAAACGGAATTTGCAAAAGACCGTACGTTTGGCTACAGTAAATCTCATTTAGGCGAGTGGGTAGAAGAAAAGTCAGAAGGAAAATTCAAAGCAAGTCATACGACGTATATTTCGCTTGGAAGCATTCGTGCACTTGATTTAGTGACGATTACCAATCAGTTAATGGAAGTGAAAGACTTTAACAAAGTGATCGTGAACGCAGTAGATTATGTGGACGTGAAAGTTGTGACGATTGCACTTCTTCGCGCGATGAAGCTTGGAAAGCACTTTATGTATCGTAGCGCTGCGGCTCTAACAAAAGTGATGGGCGGCGTGAGCGACAAAGACCTTTTAACAAAAGAAGAGCTCATTAAAGAAAAGTCGTCAAACGGCGGATTAATTATGGTTGGTTCGCATGTTAAAAAAACAACAGAGCAGTTAGAAGAATTAAAGAAATGCAGCTTCATTGAATTTATTGAATTTGATTGTCATCTTGTCTTAGAACCTGAAAAGTTTGAAGCAGAAGTGAACCGTATTATCAATGAAGCAGAGAAGCTTATTTCACAAGGTCAAACGGTAGCTGTGTATACAAGACGCGAGCGCTTAGATCTTGGCGAAGGCAAAAAAGAAGAAGAGCTTAAATTATCGGTAAAAATTTCAGATGCGGTTACAAGCATTGTTCGCCGCTTAAACGTTCGTCCAAACTTTATCGTCGCAAAAGGCGGCATTACGTCAAGTGATATTGGCGTAAACGGCTTATCCGTAAAGCGTGCGACCGTTGCTGGACAAATCAAGCCGGGCATTCCGGTATGGGTAACGGGAGACGAAAGTAAGTTTCCGGGCATTGCGTACATCATTTTCCCTGGAAACGTCGGAGCCAAAACAACGCTTCGAGAAACGGTTGAATTACTAAGTAAATAG